One part of the Candidatus Kouleothrix ribensis genome encodes these proteins:
- a CDS encoding JAB domain-containing protein, producing the protein MILLENTRLYATQPRVVARALQRWFLKIDPLERDQEHGFVLILDVRNRVRVVDVISIGILNASILHPREVYRRAITLGAASIVIAHNHPSNDCTPSDEDCQITNLLVEAGRVVGIELLDHIIFSRKEFYSFREHDLIEPRR; encoded by the coding sequence ATGATCCTTCTTGAAAACACGCGGCTTTATGCTACACAGCCACGAGTTGTCGCCAGAGCGTTGCAACGGTGGTTCTTGAAAATTGACCCACTTGAGCGCGACCAGGAGCATGGCTTTGTGCTCATACTTGACGTGAGAAACCGTGTAAGGGTTGTGGACGTGATTAGCATCGGCATACTCAATGCGTCAATCCTACACCCCCGCGAGGTGTACCGCCGAGCGATCACCCTTGGTGCTGCGAGCATTGTAATTGCTCACAACCACCCCTCGAATGACTGTACTCCATCCGATGAAGACTGCCAGATTACCAATCTTCTTGTTGAAGCTGGCCGTGTCGTTGGGATTGAGCTACTCGACCACATTATCTTCAGCCGCAAGGAGTTTTACTCGTTCAGAGAGCACGATCTTATCGAGCCGCGAAGGTGA
- a CDS encoding DUF2958 domain-containing protein, whose translation MKLLPENIRAQIPPLYATENEKDPIVQCKFFCPWNSWTWYVLEGDDTEYEDAGTEKFASDYIFFGWVNGDADEFGYFRLSELESAQGPYGLSIERDIGFEPCKLSVVKEHSFGVFERR comes from the coding sequence ATGAAATTATTACCTGAAAATATACGTGCTCAGATCCCACCGCTCTACGCAACTGAGAACGAGAAAGACCCGATTGTCCAATGTAAGTTCTTTTGCCCGTGGAACAGCTGGACATGGTATGTGCTTGAAGGTGATGACACGGAATATGAAGACGCAGGAACGGAAAAGTTTGCTAGCGATTATATTTTCTTCGGATGGGTTAACGGAGATGCTGACGAGTTTGGATATTTCAGATTGTCAGAACTTGAAAGTGCTCAAGGCCCTTATGGACTTTCGATAGAACGCGACATCGGCTTTGAGCCATGCAAATTATCTGTAGTAAAGGAGCATTCATTTGGAGTGTTTGAAAGGAGGTGA
- a CDS encoding IS630 family transposase — protein MSQAKKAYAQYGVDGFTLKYQGMQPYLSPEERQSVLDWLQDQQEWSVALLQTHIETTYGIVFQSQQSYYQLLDEAKITYKKAQHTNPRHDAALVAAKKEILDFLTAHAAAIADGSLVVVFVDQCHVLWNDACGYVWGPRGERISIPMTNFRERQTYYGAIELCTADICAIPTDTANGDWTMIFVEYVREQFPGKRIVLIWDGASYHRGTEMQEYLEGVNYKLPKDEWSVHCILFAPNAPEQNPMEDVWLKAKQYVRKHWRECINFQAVLNLFEEALNTLSFKFEKLRMYMPSLQLI, from the coding sequence ATTAGCCAGGCAAAGAAAGCCTATGCGCAGTATGGAGTAGATGGATTTACCTTGAAGTATCAAGGGATGCAACCCTATCTGTCGCCTGAAGAACGACAATCCGTGCTTGATTGGTTGCAAGATCAACAAGAATGGTCTGTCGCACTCCTCCAAACGCACATCGAAACAACCTATGGCATCGTGTTTCAATCGCAGCAAAGCTATTACCAACTGCTCGATGAGGCAAAAATAACGTATAAAAAAGCCCAGCACACGAATCCTCGGCATGATGCTGCGCTGGTTGCCGCAAAAAAAGAAATCCTTGACTTTTTGACTGCACACGCGGCGGCCATTGCGGATGGGAGCCTGGTGGTGGTGTTTGTGGATCAGTGTCATGTCCTCTGGAACGATGCGTGTGGCTATGTTTGGGGGCCACGGGGCGAACGAATCAGCATTCCAATGACGAATTTTCGCGAGCGACAAACCTACTACGGGGCCATTGAATTGTGTACAGCAGACATATGCGCAATTCCAACGGATACGGCAAATGGTGATTGGACGATGATTTTTGTCGAGTATGTGCGGGAACAATTCCCAGGGAAACGGATCGTCCTCATTTGGGATGGTGCATCCTATCATCGCGGTACAGAAATGCAAGAATACCTCGAAGGTGTCAATTACAAGCTGCCAAAAGACGAATGGAGCGTCCACTGCATCCTTTTCGCACCGAATGCGCCAGAGCAAAACCCAATGGAAGATGTTTGGTTAAAAGCCAAGCAATATGTACGAAAACACTGGCGGGAATGCATCAATTTTCAGGCAGTTCTCAACTTATTTGAGGAAGCATTGAATACGCTCTCGTTCAAATTCGAAAAGCTCCGTATGTATATGCCAAGTTTACAACTCATTTAG